In Procambarus clarkii isolate CNS0578487 chromosome 30, FALCON_Pclarkii_2.0, whole genome shotgun sequence, the DNA window TTTACCCTGGAGGCAGAGCTAGGTGAACACACTTCGGCTCTGACGAAGACAAGGTCGGGGGCCAAACCCTCATTCCAGGGAGATTAATTTTAATTTTTCCGTGCGAATTAACATAATTAACCCTAATATAACCCCCACATGGAACCAAATATCTCAATGGAAATTCATTGGCAATAAAGACTTGCCTCAGCCCACAATATATTAATGTGATATTGGATCTGTTTTAACACGATATTTCTTATTCTCCCGTCGGCTGGATGAGACACATTTGGGCTGTGTTTAGTTACACTTCTGTTCTCAGTTTCATTTCCGTTTTGTCTGTTCAGAATGTTCTGATAAACACGGACCACAATGCTATATTTTAATGGAATGTGATGGAGGTAATTAACGAAGTACCGTTAATTACTTGAGATATGGGAATGAAGGTAATGAAATTCACTGTGAGACGACTGTAATTGCATCTAATGACCATTGTAGGTCAGACCCCTCCCCCCATTTGACCTTAATAAAGGGGAAAATAGCCCCGAGAGGTGTATTCCCattggtgtatatacaccgggAGTTTACTGTAGGTCTGAATTATGTATAGGACCAAAGTATACCTCTAGCGTGACCAATAGCCTTTCAcattagccttaacaaccctccagtggGTACAAGTTCAGCCTCAAACCAAAATCCATGATTTTAGAGCAGTTAGCCACATTTTCTAAAACACTTCGCAGTTCCTATCTTGTATGTCGTTAACATGTCTTCactcttccttctccctctcctagTGTAGTGAGGTAATTCTCAATATTGATATACATTTATTTCAACCGCACCACTAATCTACAAGTACATTTATCCAATGTCACGTATATAATTTAAAATTCCTCATATAGCGTTCTACAGTATCATATAAAGGAGTTCTTGCTGGTCTAATACTTGTAGTGGACCTCGGATAAGAGAGATTATTGGGGAATGGAAGCCGGTGGTGGAGCACAGGGCTTACACACAGGTCTGGCCGGATAACATGCTGTACTAAGCGGATTATAAAACGCGTATACCTGGATGGAGGAGAGTGGACACCGCTTATACCAGGCGTCCAATGGTCACCGACACAGCTACACAGCCTCCAGTGGTCACCGACACAGCTACACAGCCTCCAGTGGTCACCGACACAGCTACACAGCCTCCAGTGGTCACCGACACAGCTACACAGCCTCCAGTGGTCACCAACACAGCTACACAGCCTCTAGTGGTCACTAAAACAGCTACACAGCCTCCAGTGGTCACCAACACAGCTACACAGCCTCCAGTGGTCACCGACACAGCTACACAGCCTCCAGTGGTCACCGACACAGCTACACAGCCTCCAGTGGTCACCAACACAGCTACACAGCCTCTAGTGGTCACTGACACAGCTACACAGCCTCCAGTGATCACCGACACAGCTACACAGCCTCCAGTGGTCACCAACACAGCTACACAGCCTCCAGTGGTCACCGACACAGCTACACAGCCTCCAGTGATCACCGACACAGCTACACAGCCTCCAGTGGTCACCAACACAGCTACACAGCCTCTAGTGGTCACTGACACAGCTACACAGCCTCCAGTGATCACCGACACAGCTACACAGCCTCCAGTGGTCACCAACACAGCTACACAGCCTCTAGTGGTCACTGACACAGCTACACAGCCTCCAGTGATCACCGACACAGCTACACAGCCTCCAGTGGTCACCAACACAGCTACACAGCCTCCAGTGGTCACTGACACAGCTACACAGCCTCTAGTGGTCACTGACACAGCTACACAGCCTCCAGTGGTCACCGACACAGCTACACAGCCTCCAGTGGTCACCAACACAGATACACAGCCTCCAGTGGTCACCGACACAGCTACACAGCCTCCAGTGGTCACCGACACAGCAACACAGCCTCCAGTGGTCACCGACACAGCTACACAGGCTCCAGTGGTCACCGACACAGTTACACAGCCTCCAGTGGTCACCGACACAGCTACACAGCCTCCAGTGGTCACCGACACAGTTACACAGCCTCCAGTGGTCACCGACACAGCTATACAGCGTCAAGTGGTCACTGACACAGCTACACAGCCTCCAGTGGTCACTGACATAGCTACACAGCCTCCAGTGGTCACTGACATAGCTACACAGCCTCCAGTGGTCACTGACACAGCTACACAGCCTCCAGTGGTCACTGACATAGCTACACAGCCTCCAGTGGTCACCGACACTAGCTACACAGCCTCCAGTGGTCACCAACACAGCTATACAGCCTCCAGTGGTCACCTACACAGCTACACAGCGTCCAGTGGTCACTGACATAGCTACACACAGCGTTACGTCAGTGATCGAGAGAGAGGAAATGTTCTGCTCTGTGAGTAATGAAGTGAAGGAAAAAGCTAAACCATTGATCAAGGGCTCTGAAATCAATGTGTATTTACGTGTTCACTACGTGCTGGAAACTATCCCACTACCTTCACTACGTGCTGGAAACCGCTCTTTTGGGAACCTCATGTCTCTGTGCTCTTGCTACAGATGATCAAAAGAAGGGGAGACGTTTTTCTTCTCGGGGTCACGAGGTAATTCAACATGTTTTGGAGACTATTGAACTCAATCTGTACTGAAAACGATTCCAGGAAAACACTCATTCTTGGTGTGTTTGTTCCAGAAGCGCTGGAACACCTTCTGGGTGGTGTCCCAGAGGCGCTGGAACACcttctgggtggtgttccagaggCGCTGGAACACcttctgggtggtgttccagaggCGCTGGAACACcttctgggtggtgttccagaggCGCTGGAACACcttctgggtggtgttccagaggCGCTGGAACACCTTCTGGGTGGTGTCCCAGAAGCGCTGGAACACcttctgggtggtgttccagaggCGCTGGAACACcttctgggtggtgttccagaagCGCTGGAACACcttctgggtggtgttccagaggCGCTGGAACACcttctgggtggtgttccagaagCGCTGGAACACcttctgggtggtgttccagaggCGCTGGAACACcttctgggtggtgttccagaggCGCTGGAACACcttctgggtggtgttccagaagCGCTGGAACACCTTCTGGGTGGTGTCCCAGAGGCGCTGGAACACCTTCTGGGTGGTGTCCCAGAGGCGCTGGAACACcttctgggtggtgttccagaggCGCTGGAACACcttctgggtggtgttccagaagCGCTGGAACACcttctgggtggtgttccagaggCGCTGGAACACcttctgggtggtgttccagaggCGCTGGAACACcttctgggtggtgttccagaagCGCTGGAACACcttctgggtggtgttccagaggCGCTGGAACACcttctgggtggtgttccagaagCGCTGGAACACcttctgggtggtgttccagaggCGCTGGAACACCTTCTGGGTGGTGTCCCAGAGGCGCTGGAACACCTTCTGGATGGTGTCCCAGAGGCGCTGGAACACCTTCTGGGTGGTGTCCCAGAGGCGCTGGAACACcttctgggtggtgttccagaagCGCTGGAACACcttctgggtggtgttccagaggCGCTGGAACACcttctgggtggtgttccagaggcgctggaacaccacccaggtaATGTCTACCATTTTGTGTTCGAGAGAGATCAACTTTAGCCATCATTGCTTTATTAAGTAAACCGAGACAACACTACGTGAATCACTAACACTAccgctactacactacactacactactactaaCACTACAGTGTAACACTACCGCTCATCGACCTGACCACCTCCTGCCACGGCCACCAGGTACCGGATGCGAGAGCTACGACAGTTAAGTGAAGATGTTACGACGCTTCAACAGTCCAGAAGGGAATGTTGCAAGTAGTTCATAATTCAACTCGCATTCAGATCCAAGGAAATTATATGATTCTATTAACCATCCTAATTCACATATGTATTTTTACATATGGAACGAACCATTAAAAACCGCGCAATATTTAATCCGGTAGAAGTTTGGCACGGATTTACTGCACAATGTAAGAGTATTCAGACAAGACGAGGTCAAAGTAGAAATGGTTCAGCTAGAAACCAGAGGGAACTAGTCTGAAAAGAATCATAGGGAACAAGCTAGGAAAGAACCAGAGGGGAGTCTCTCTCTCTACCATGGAAGGGAGACCCTaggggggggcgagggggggACACAGGGTAGAGGAGAAATGGCGGAACAGTAGACCTGACAGCTAATGAAGAGGAGAAAGTTTAGATTGGTAGAGTTGGCAGGTAGGCAAGCCACTTActcgaggagggagggagagagagagagagagagagagagagagagagagagagagagagagagagagagagaaagagagagagagagagaaagagagagagagaaagagagagagagagagagacagagagagagagagagagagagagagagagagagagagagagagagagagagagagagagagtgagagagagagagagagagagagagagagagagagagagagagagagagagagagagagaagagagagagagagaaagagagaaagagaagagagagagagagacagagagagagacagagacagagacagagacagagacagagagagagagagagagagagagagagagagagagagagagagagagagagagagagagagagagagagagagagagagagagagagagagagagagagagagagagagagagagagagagagagagagagagagagagagagagagagagagagagagagagagagagagagaattaaatACAGTTTTGTTGAATGTCAagagaataatatataattttgtgAAATGTTGACAAAACTAGAAATAGCTTACTGGAATGGTGGCAACACTAGATATAATTTGTAGGATGTAGACAAAAGTAGACATATTTTCGCTGACTGTAGATACAAGTAGACATAGTTTAGTGGATATAAACAAAAGTAGACATAGCGCTGTAGGATGTTAACAAAACTAGATTTAGTTTCGTGGAATATATACAGAGCTAGACACAGTTTAtgagacgaagagagagagagagagagagagagagagagagagagagagagagagagagagagagagaagcagacatAGTGTGGAGGCCATGAGCTTGTAACATAAAGATAGAGGGGGAGAACACAGTATCTCACTGAGAGATATTAGTCAAACCAGCCAGAAATTAAATTCCATTCAACGACTAGTCTTTCAGAGCGTGAATTAATTAATACGCCTAAATACCCGGCTGCTGATACACTTCCCCGCTACGCTAATAACTATTTTCTTCGTTAACGACCGTGTGATATTAACGAGAAGGCAGAATagccaaaaaaaaaattaattggcTCATTGAGAACAACGGTGACGTTACAGAGTATACATATTAAGGTATATGTATGTAGACGAAGGTAGTTCGAGAATGATTCATGTGAGAGGTCCTACTTGAAGGAGGAGAAGCTATGTAGGTGAAGGAAGATCTTGCCTCAGAGGACCCTCACGAGGAGGTAATCCGTCTTGAACCCTTACACTCCGGGCCTGCTAAGTCGCCTCCTCTATTATACAGCCGGATTACCCACGCCCAGTTCAGTTAGGGCTCCAGTTAGTCCGCTCACACCTGCCATCACCTCAATTAGGGCTTCTGCCGACCCCTAAATGTTGCGTCGCTCCTGGTGGATAGGGCTggatgtgtgtggggtggtgagtggatAATGCTGTACAGGGCTAGGGTGAGCTGGGTTCTTTGGGGATGGGGGTCTTTGGGGctgggctctttggggctggggtTCTTTGGGGCTGGGCTCTTTGAGGCTGGGTTCTTTGGTGCTGGGTTCTTTGGGCTGGGTTCTTTTAGGCTGGGTTCTTTGGGCTGGGTTCTTTGAGGCTGTGCTCTTTGGGGctgggctctttggggctgggctctttggggctgggctCTTTGAGGCTAGGTTCTTTGTGGctgggctctttggggctgggctCTTTGGGGGctgggctctttggggctgggctctttggggctgggctctttggggctgggctCTTTGGGACTGGGTTGTGTGAGATTGTAATGTGTGTATAAAGGGAGCACTGAGCCACATTATATGTTTAGCAGGACTGTGAGTTGCAGGTTAGAGGTCAAGAAGTAAAGGGAAATAAAACTGTCTTTTGAGTAGCTTGGTAATACAGGTGTGTGTCCCGTACACCTGTTATCTAGCTGGTAATACAGGTGTGTGTCCCGTACACCTGTTATCTAGCTGGTAATACAGGTGTGTGTCCCGTACACCTGTTATCTAGCCTCTTGTCTCCTACAAATCTTGTGTCAAAATCTTGTCTGTCAAAAATACACTTAGATGGAAGTAAGTGTATACAAGATGAGGGTTTCTAGCAGGAGACTATGTTCTTCTAAACTCTATTTCCAAATTGTAGAGCTTAGAGCCTCGGTCTTGTACATACACCTGTTGAACTGAGAACTTGACTGGGGTCAAGTAGATATAGTTTCCATCGTTGAACTCTTGGTTACTGACAAGGAATAAGCTTATATATTATACTGACATACCTTACGTCAAGACCTAAACGAGGAATTACTTAACAACACGATGGaactgtcccaccaccaccaaggtaCCACGAACCTAATCCAGTattcactaacctaacctaacctaaccttccttaaTCCAGTCATATTCATTTAATATGCTCTGAAATGCGCCAGTGAGATATTTCTGGGATAACCAACCTATATAGGACTATTTTATACAT includes these proteins:
- the LOC138369917 gene encoding mucin-2-like, with the translated sequence MVTDTATQPPVVTDTATQPPVVTDTATQPPVVTDTATQPPVVTNTATQPLVVTKTATQPPVVTNTATQPPVVTDTATQPPVVTDTATQPPVVTNTATQPLVVTDTATQPPVITDTATQPPVVTNTATQPPVVTDTATQPPVITDTATQPPVVTNTATQPLVVTDTATQPPVITDTATQPPVVTNTATQPLVVTDTATQPPVITDTATQPPVVTNTATQPPVVTDTATQPLVVTDTATQPPVVTDTATQPPVVTNTDTQPPVVTDTATQPPVVTDTATQPPVVTDTATQAPVVTDTVTQPPVVTDTATQPPVVTDTVTQPPVVTDTAIQRQVVTDTATQPPVVTDIATQPPVVTDIATQPPVVTDTATQPPVVTDIATQPPVVTDTSYTASSGHQHSYTASSGHLHSYTASSGH